The Daucus carota subsp. sativus chromosome 7, DH1 v3.0, whole genome shotgun sequence genome window below encodes:
- the LOC108196566 gene encoding protein GAMETE EXPRESSED 2 isoform X1: MSMLKTLLPIALLPLCFAHLAKSDDNIPTLAFAFGWLNDNDTFVAGDVATIQVILLGNYSARKTNHTFSPNVTVNNKMGNSSFVSGVACNFGGDVSTWTITFVPIMVGLLHVLIVDDNFHVFDSSLHFHVNPGRLYPSAGVVSWKGQTNEFVAGTLATILILPKDAFGNNVTASSEGTNVSSYSLSVSFMNGSLASLLNVTNKGWNEYGYVQIEFIPVTAGSLLLDVKEANQTLIGSPLMFKVIPGMLDVPSCVPQWKAATSFFQLFSTMETHIHQRDKYGNLVPGFYSFDIEVIEKETNLSMPVADLRFSEVVPGIQLCSFSLAEPGNFTLLITDREQINLISQVPYDFTVYVGYCSGSHSIINGSGLNDSVAGEVSKFSVFLRDSYQYPSPIELEWLQIQILRENDTQYVWSSINPKDFVNGSSVPRKMSVDTFSQTDYAPSVYLNNNSSSNLNVKASEFEIIYKPEKSGRYHIHLFCGNVHLNSGYPIKKVVHAGEVNTSISGVVKYAPRVPMLINNEIVVKLMDSFSNPVVSNQSKLNLEVSSTNKSEPSISEFVNNNDGSYTVLYMPKGIGNYEICVTFHGIHFLPCPFGVRVYSVDYFPKAENDLVSVWEDESIAFSTLENDRFGGNNASIVQYTQPSHGSVLQYGHLFRYTPYKGFNGNDSFSYAISDGNGNNASANVNISVLSIPPQFVSVPILLQATEDMISPTFGGFSGLKIIYSDLAENISVRLSAHFGTVFLSPMVMQFWQPMWAELSVSKGVEKAKELILEGRLEVINYALQFVQYFGDENFYGDDVMRVSTVNRNGMNHIEVPILVEPINDPPSIYAPEFIIFKEKKSDEEVLIFDTERDKFNFSVWDPDLIFPGNDTHVLVMFSVEVNSGSISTNLPSELIVTTELKLMGSYQWQPLQTFVTISKHFKVKAKGIRFRGTVQECNSVMQQLSYHGGEHDNVLKITVNDMGKYGCFPDCSEMMSKPLFAEAIVMLRRGRLMSSVAAHSLGSAIMFEFIALFSLGMVLMLFTCKCALVLVRERKGRQIDQAQNVELSGIQHAFKETICADSSEDTSHFIGCCSSSPLFSRSRRNFRQQDGNVNKGSSSLSQSSSDQHKEIPSGLLSVAAGDGQNNLHNNKT, from the exons ATGTCCATGTTGAAAACCCTCTTACCAATCGCGCTCTTGCCTCTTTGTTTTGCACATCTCGCAAAATCAG ATGATAATATCCCGACTCTGGCTTTTGCTTTTGGTTGGTTGAATGATAATGACACTTTTGTGGCGGGAGATGTGGCTACTATTCAGGTTATTCTACTCGGAAACTACAGTGCTCGTAAAACAAATCATACTTTTAGTCCTAATGTCACGGTTAATAATAAGATGGGGAATAGCTCTTTTGTTTCGGGTGTGGCTTGTAATTTTGGAGGTGATGTTAGTACTTGGACCATTACCTTTGTTCCCATTATGGTTGGATTGCTTCATGTGCTTATTGTGGATGACAATTTCCATGTCTTCGACTCCTCACTGCATTTTCATGTCAATCCTG GGAGATTGTATCCATCTGCTGGAGTTGTCTCATGGAAGGGCCAGACAAATGAATTTGTGGCTGGGACGTTGGCTACAATTTTGATACTTCCTAAAGATGCATTTGGAAATAATGTCACTGCAAGTAGTGAAGGAACCAATGTTTCCAGTTATAGCTTGTCTGTATCATTTATGAACGGATCTCTCGCGAGTCTTCTCAATGTTACCAATAAAGGTTGGAATGAATATGGGTACGTCCAGATTGAGTTTATTCCTGTAACTGCTGGAAGCCTCTTACTTGATGTCAAAGAAGCAAATCAAACCCTGATAGGATCTCCATTGATGTTCAAGGTGATTCCAG GAATGTTGGATGTTCCCAGTTGCGTGCCTCAATGGAAAGCTGCAACAAGTTTCTTCCAGCTTTTTTCAACTATGGAAACTCATATACATCAGAGAGATAAATATGGAAACCTTGTCCCTGGATTTTATTCATTTGACATTGAAGTTATTGAAAAGGAAACCAATTTATCTATGCCTGTGGCTGATTTGCGCTTTTCAGAGGTGGTGCCAGGTATTCAATTGTGTTCTTTCAGCTTAGCAGAACCAGGGAACTTCACACTCCTGATAACTGACAGAGAGCAGATTAATCTCATATCCCAAGTGCCATATGATTTTACTGTATATGTAG gTTACTGTAGTGGCTCTCACAGTATTATCAATGGATCTGGTTTGAATGATTCTGTTGCTGGTGAAGTCTCAAAGTTCTCTGTTTTTTTAAGAGATTCTTATCAATATCCTTCTCCAATTGAGTTAGAATggcttcaaattcaaattttgcgAGAAAATGATACTCAATATGTATGGTCTAGCATAAATCCTAAAGACTTTGTCAATG GTAGTTCAGTACCACGGAAAATGAGTGTGGATACATTCTCACAGACTGATTATGCTCCATCAGTATATTTGAATAACAAT TCTTCCAGCAACTTGAATGTCAAAGCTAGTGAATTTGAGATCATTTATAAGCCTGAAAAAAGTGGGAGATATCATATACATCTATTCTGCGGAAATGTTCATTTGAATAGTGGCTATCCAATCAAGAAGGTAGTACACGCAG GGGAGGTTAATACTTCCATTTCAGGAGTTGTAAAATATGCACCAAGGGTACCTATGCTGATTAATAATGAAATAGTAGTGAAGCTTATGGATTCTTTCTCTAATCCTGTTGTCTCTAACCAATCAAAGCTCAATCTAGAAGTTAGTTCGACAAATAAATCTGAGCCCTCAATTTCAGAATTTGTCAACAACAATGATGGGTCATACACTGTCCTCTATATGCCAAAGGGTATTGGAAATTATGAGATATGCGTTACATTTCATGGAATCCACTTTCTTCCTTGTCCATTTGGGGTGAGAGTTTACAGTG TTGACTACTTtcctaaagctgaaaatgaCCTTGTGTCTGTCTGGGAGGATGAATCAATTGCATTTAGCACTCTCGAAAATGATCGTTTTGGTGGGAATAATGCAAGTATAGTTCAATATACACAG CCAAGTCATGGTTCAGTTTTGCAATATGGACATCTATTCAGATACACACCGTATAAAGGATTTAATGGGAACGATTCTTTTTCGTATGCAATATCTGATGGAAATGGCAACAATGCTTCTGCGAATGTGAATATATCTGTCCTTAGCATCCCTCCTCAGTTTGTTTCCGTCCCTATTCTATTGCAGGCAACTGAAGACATGATAAGCCCAACATTCGG TGGTTTCTCTGGACTTAAGATTATCTATTCAGATTTAGCAGAGAACATATCTGTAAGACTTAGTGCTCACTTTGGGACAGTATTCCTCTCTCCTATGGTGATGCAATTCTGGCAGCCAATGTGGGCAGAACTTTCTGTAAGCAAAGGGGTTGAGAAAGCAAAAGAATTAATTTTAGAGGGTCGGCTGGAAGTAATAAATTATGCCCTTCAGTTTGTTCAATACTTTGG AGATGAGAACTTTTATGGAGATGATGTCATGCGAGTCTCTACCGTGAACAGAAATGGAATGAATCATATAGAGGTTCCAATACTCGTAGAACCTATTAATGATCCTCCTTCTATCTATGCTCCTGAATTCATCATTTTCAAGGAAAAGAAAAGTGACGAAGAAGTATTGATTTTCGATACAGAAAGAGACAAGTTCAATTTCTCTGTTTGGGACCCAGATCTTATTTTTCCAG GAAATGATACTCACGTGTTGGTCATGTTCTCTGTGGAAGTCAATTCTGGATCTATTTCTACTAATTTACCATCTGAGCTTATTGTTACTACTGAACTGAAGTTGATGGGTAGCTATCAATGGCAGCCACTTCAGACCTTTGTTACAATATCAAAACATTTTAAAGTTAAAGCAAAAGGCATTAGATTTCGTGGAACAGTACAAGAATGCAACAGTGTCATGCAACAGTTGTCATACCAT GGCGGTGAACATGATAATGTCCTCAAAATTACAGTTAATGATATGGGGAAGTATGGGTGTTTTCCTGATTGTTCTGAAATGATGTCAAAGCCTCTTTTTGCTGAGGCTATTGTCATGTTAAGAAGGGGAAGATTGATGAGTTCAGTGGCAGCTCACT CTCTAGGATCTGCAATTATGTTTGAGTTTATTGCTTTGTTCTCTCTTGGTATGGTACTCATGCTATTCACATGCAAATGTGCGCTTGTTCTTGTACGTGAAAGAAAGGGAAGGCAAATTGATCAAGCCCAGAATGTTGAGCTCTCTGGTATTCAACATGCTTTCAAGGAAACT ATATGTGCAGATTCATCTGAAGACACAAGTCACTTTATAGGATGTTGTTCCAGCTCTCCGTTGTTCAGCCGCTCTCGTAGGAATTTCCGCCAGCA GGATGGAAATGTTAACAAGGGATCATCAAGTTTATCTCAGTCTTCAAGCGACCAACATAAGGAGATTCCTTCTGGTTTATTATCAGTTGCTGCTGGAGATGGTCAAAATAACCTCCATAATAACAAAACTTGA
- the LOC108196566 gene encoding protein GAMETE EXPRESSED 2 isoform X2, giving the protein MSMLKTLLPIALLPLCFAHLAKSDDNIPTLAFAFGWLNDNDTFVAGDVATIQVILLGNYSARKTNHTFSPNVTVNNKMGNSSFVSGVACNFGGDVSTWTITFVPIMVGLLHVLIVDDNFHVFDSSLHFHVNPGRLYPSAGVVSWKGQTNEFVAGTLATILILPKDAFGNNVTASSEGTNVSSYSLSVSFMNGSLASLLNVTNKGWNEYGYVQIEFIPVTAGSLLLDVKEANQTLIGSPLMFKVIPGMLDVPSCVPQWKAATSFFQLFSTMETHIHQRDKYGNLVPGFYSFDIEVIEKETNLSMPVADLRFSEVVPGIQLCSFSLAEPGNFTLLITDREQINLISQVPYDFTVYVGYCSGSHSIINGSGLNDSVAGEVSKFSVFLRDSYQYPSPIELEWLQIQILRENDTQYVWSSINPKDFVNGSSVPRKMSVDTFSQTDYAPSVYLNNNSSSNLNVKASEFEIIYKPEKSGRYHIHLFCGNVHLNSGYPIKKVVHAGEVNTSISGVVKYAPRVPMLINNEIVVKLMDSFSNPVVSNQSKLNLEVSSTNKSEPSISEFVNNNDGSYTVLYMPKGIGNYEICVTFHGIHFLPCPFGVRVYSVDYFPKAENDLVSVWEDESIAFSTLENDRFGGNNASIVQYTQPSHGSVLQYGHLFRYTPYKGFNGNDSFSYAISDGNGNNASANVNISVLSIPPQFVSVPILLQATEDMISPTFGGFSGLKIIYSDLAENISVRLSAHFGTVFLSPMVMQFWQPMWAELSVSKGVEKAKELILEGRLEVINYALQFVQYFGDENFYGDDVMRVSTVNRNGMNHIEVPILVEPINDPPSIYAPEFIIFKEKKSDEEVLIFDTERDKFNFSVWDPDLIFPGNDTHVLVMFSVEVNSGSISTNLPSELIVTTELKLMGSYQWQPLQTFVTISKHFKVKAKGIRFRGTVQECNSVMQQLSYHGGEHDNVLKITVNDMGKYGCFPDCSEMMSKPLFAEAIVMLRRGRLMSSVAAHSLGSAIMFEFIALFSLGMVLMLFTCKCALVLVRERKGRQIDQAQNVELSGIQHAFKETIHLKTQVTL; this is encoded by the exons ATGTCCATGTTGAAAACCCTCTTACCAATCGCGCTCTTGCCTCTTTGTTTTGCACATCTCGCAAAATCAG ATGATAATATCCCGACTCTGGCTTTTGCTTTTGGTTGGTTGAATGATAATGACACTTTTGTGGCGGGAGATGTGGCTACTATTCAGGTTATTCTACTCGGAAACTACAGTGCTCGTAAAACAAATCATACTTTTAGTCCTAATGTCACGGTTAATAATAAGATGGGGAATAGCTCTTTTGTTTCGGGTGTGGCTTGTAATTTTGGAGGTGATGTTAGTACTTGGACCATTACCTTTGTTCCCATTATGGTTGGATTGCTTCATGTGCTTATTGTGGATGACAATTTCCATGTCTTCGACTCCTCACTGCATTTTCATGTCAATCCTG GGAGATTGTATCCATCTGCTGGAGTTGTCTCATGGAAGGGCCAGACAAATGAATTTGTGGCTGGGACGTTGGCTACAATTTTGATACTTCCTAAAGATGCATTTGGAAATAATGTCACTGCAAGTAGTGAAGGAACCAATGTTTCCAGTTATAGCTTGTCTGTATCATTTATGAACGGATCTCTCGCGAGTCTTCTCAATGTTACCAATAAAGGTTGGAATGAATATGGGTACGTCCAGATTGAGTTTATTCCTGTAACTGCTGGAAGCCTCTTACTTGATGTCAAAGAAGCAAATCAAACCCTGATAGGATCTCCATTGATGTTCAAGGTGATTCCAG GAATGTTGGATGTTCCCAGTTGCGTGCCTCAATGGAAAGCTGCAACAAGTTTCTTCCAGCTTTTTTCAACTATGGAAACTCATATACATCAGAGAGATAAATATGGAAACCTTGTCCCTGGATTTTATTCATTTGACATTGAAGTTATTGAAAAGGAAACCAATTTATCTATGCCTGTGGCTGATTTGCGCTTTTCAGAGGTGGTGCCAGGTATTCAATTGTGTTCTTTCAGCTTAGCAGAACCAGGGAACTTCACACTCCTGATAACTGACAGAGAGCAGATTAATCTCATATCCCAAGTGCCATATGATTTTACTGTATATGTAG gTTACTGTAGTGGCTCTCACAGTATTATCAATGGATCTGGTTTGAATGATTCTGTTGCTGGTGAAGTCTCAAAGTTCTCTGTTTTTTTAAGAGATTCTTATCAATATCCTTCTCCAATTGAGTTAGAATggcttcaaattcaaattttgcgAGAAAATGATACTCAATATGTATGGTCTAGCATAAATCCTAAAGACTTTGTCAATG GTAGTTCAGTACCACGGAAAATGAGTGTGGATACATTCTCACAGACTGATTATGCTCCATCAGTATATTTGAATAACAAT TCTTCCAGCAACTTGAATGTCAAAGCTAGTGAATTTGAGATCATTTATAAGCCTGAAAAAAGTGGGAGATATCATATACATCTATTCTGCGGAAATGTTCATTTGAATAGTGGCTATCCAATCAAGAAGGTAGTACACGCAG GGGAGGTTAATACTTCCATTTCAGGAGTTGTAAAATATGCACCAAGGGTACCTATGCTGATTAATAATGAAATAGTAGTGAAGCTTATGGATTCTTTCTCTAATCCTGTTGTCTCTAACCAATCAAAGCTCAATCTAGAAGTTAGTTCGACAAATAAATCTGAGCCCTCAATTTCAGAATTTGTCAACAACAATGATGGGTCATACACTGTCCTCTATATGCCAAAGGGTATTGGAAATTATGAGATATGCGTTACATTTCATGGAATCCACTTTCTTCCTTGTCCATTTGGGGTGAGAGTTTACAGTG TTGACTACTTtcctaaagctgaaaatgaCCTTGTGTCTGTCTGGGAGGATGAATCAATTGCATTTAGCACTCTCGAAAATGATCGTTTTGGTGGGAATAATGCAAGTATAGTTCAATATACACAG CCAAGTCATGGTTCAGTTTTGCAATATGGACATCTATTCAGATACACACCGTATAAAGGATTTAATGGGAACGATTCTTTTTCGTATGCAATATCTGATGGAAATGGCAACAATGCTTCTGCGAATGTGAATATATCTGTCCTTAGCATCCCTCCTCAGTTTGTTTCCGTCCCTATTCTATTGCAGGCAACTGAAGACATGATAAGCCCAACATTCGG TGGTTTCTCTGGACTTAAGATTATCTATTCAGATTTAGCAGAGAACATATCTGTAAGACTTAGTGCTCACTTTGGGACAGTATTCCTCTCTCCTATGGTGATGCAATTCTGGCAGCCAATGTGGGCAGAACTTTCTGTAAGCAAAGGGGTTGAGAAAGCAAAAGAATTAATTTTAGAGGGTCGGCTGGAAGTAATAAATTATGCCCTTCAGTTTGTTCAATACTTTGG AGATGAGAACTTTTATGGAGATGATGTCATGCGAGTCTCTACCGTGAACAGAAATGGAATGAATCATATAGAGGTTCCAATACTCGTAGAACCTATTAATGATCCTCCTTCTATCTATGCTCCTGAATTCATCATTTTCAAGGAAAAGAAAAGTGACGAAGAAGTATTGATTTTCGATACAGAAAGAGACAAGTTCAATTTCTCTGTTTGGGACCCAGATCTTATTTTTCCAG GAAATGATACTCACGTGTTGGTCATGTTCTCTGTGGAAGTCAATTCTGGATCTATTTCTACTAATTTACCATCTGAGCTTATTGTTACTACTGAACTGAAGTTGATGGGTAGCTATCAATGGCAGCCACTTCAGACCTTTGTTACAATATCAAAACATTTTAAAGTTAAAGCAAAAGGCATTAGATTTCGTGGAACAGTACAAGAATGCAACAGTGTCATGCAACAGTTGTCATACCAT GGCGGTGAACATGATAATGTCCTCAAAATTACAGTTAATGATATGGGGAAGTATGGGTGTTTTCCTGATTGTTCTGAAATGATGTCAAAGCCTCTTTTTGCTGAGGCTATTGTCATGTTAAGAAGGGGAAGATTGATGAGTTCAGTGGCAGCTCACT CTCTAGGATCTGCAATTATGTTTGAGTTTATTGCTTTGTTCTCTCTTGGTATGGTACTCATGCTATTCACATGCAAATGTGCGCTTGTTCTTGTACGTGAAAGAAAGGGAAGGCAAATTGATCAAGCCCAGAATGTTGAGCTCTCTGGTATTCAACATGCTTTCAAGGAAACT ATTCATCTGAAGACACAAGTCACTTTATAG
- the LOC108196568 gene encoding probable acylpyruvase FAHD1, mitochondrial yields the protein MATSATAHKKLLSVGTKIVAVGRNYAAHAKELGNAVPKEPVLFMKPTSSYLPNGGTIEVPHPLSSLDHEVELAVVIGRKARDVSESAAMNYIGGYALALDMTAREIQASAKSAGLPWTVAKGQDTFTPISSVLSQAMVPDPHNLELWLKVDGELRQKGSTADMIFKIPFLISHISSLMTLLEGDVILTGTPQGVGPVKVGQKIDAGITGLLDIQFNVEQRKKTKSS from the exons ATGGCGACGTCAGCAACGGCACACAAGAAGCTATTGAGCGTGGGCACCAAGATCGTCGCCGTTGGCCGTAACTACGCCGCTCACGCCAAAGAGCTCGGCAACGCCGTTCCCAAG GAGCCGGTGTTGTTTATGAAGCCAACGTCGTCGTATTTGCCTAATGGAGGCACCATAGAGGTCCCACACCCACTCTCCTCACTTGATCATGAGGTTGAGCTGGCTGTTGTCATTGGCCGAAAAGCTCGCGATGTTTCTGAATCCGCTGCTATGAATTATATTGGAG GTTATGCACTTGCCTTGGATATGACTGCAAGGGAAATTCAGGCTTCGGCAAAG TCTGCAGGTCTTCCTTGGACTGTGGCTAAAGGGCAGGACACCTTCACACCTATTAGCTCTGTT CTTTCACAGGCAATGGTTCCAGACCCTCACAACTTAGAGTTGTGGCTCAAG GTAGATGGTGAACTTCGGCAAAAAGGCTCTACTGCAGATATGATATTTAAGATCCCATTTCTCATAAGCCACATAAGCTCTCTCATGACTCTTCTTGAAGGAGATGTTATACTAACAG GCACCCCACAAGGTGTCGGTCCTGTAAAAGTTGGTCAAAAGATAGATGCTGGTATAACAGGGCTACTGGACATCCAATTTAATGTTGAACAGCGCAAAAAGACAAAAAGTAGCTAA
- the LOC108196567 gene encoding uncharacterized protein LOC108196567 → MEEIKHTMISVNGLNMHVAEKGEGPIVLFLHGFPELWYSWRHQINYMAAHGYRAVAPDLRGYGDTTGAPTEDASKFSTLHVVGDLVVLLDGIAAEEEKVFVVGHDWGAFIAWHLCLFRPDKVKALVNLSLEFIPWNPKGDYAEQMRGIYGDNHYMHRFQVPGEIEASLEPIGIRNLMKIFLTSRNPGPLYFPKGQSFINPDAPPTIVLPSWITEEDIDYYVSKFEKTGFTGGINYYRALHSTWEHTAVWHKGKVMVPTKFVVGDLDLTYNVPGIKEYIHDGGMQKDVPLLREVVVLEDTAHFINQERADEINTHILDFFQKF, encoded by the exons ATGGAGGAAATAAAGCACACAATGATAAGTGTAAACGGGCTCAACATGCACGTAGCAGAAAAAGGTGAAGGCCCTATAGTCTTGTTCCTCCACGGCTTCCCCGAGCTATGGTACTCATGGCGCCACCAGATCAACTACATGGCTGCCCACGGGTACCGCGCCGTGGCTCCTGACCTCCGCGGCTACGGAGACACCACCGGAGCCCCCACGGAGGATGCTTCCAAGTTCAGCACCCTCCATGTGGTGGGAGACCTGGTGGTGCTGCTGGATGGCATAGCAGCGGAGGAGGAGAAAGTGTTTGTGGTAGGACATGATTGGGGGGCGTTCATTGCATGGCATTTGTGCTTGTTTAGGCCTGATAAAGTCAAGGCTTTGGTCAACTTGAGCTTGGAGTTTATACCGTGGAATCCAAAGGGAGATTATGCTGAACAAATGCGTGGGATTTATGGGGATAATCACTACATGCACAGATTTCAG GTGCCAGGAGAAATAGAAGCTTCACTAGAGCCGATAGGTATAAGAAACTTGATGAAAATTTTCCTAACATCTAGAAATCCTGGTCCTCTCTACTTTCCTAAAGGCCAAAGCTTTATAAACCCAGATGCTCCTCCTACTATAGTATTGCCTTCCTGGATAACAGAAGAGGATATCGACTACTACGTCAGTAAGTTTGAGAAAACTGGCTTCACGGGTGGAATCAATTATTACCGTGCTCTACATTC AACTTGGGAACACACGGCAGTCTGGCATAAGGGTAAGGTAATGGTACCGACAAAATTTGTAGTCGGGGACTTGGATTTGACCTACAATGTACCAGGCATTAAGGAATATATACATGATGGTGGGATGCAGAAAGATGTGCCCTTGTTAAGAGAAGTGGTTGTTCTGGAAGATACAGCACATTTCATTAATCAAGAAAGAGCCGACGAGATTAACACACATATCTTGGATTTCTTTCAAAAGTTCTAG
- the LOC108193647 gene encoding uncharacterized protein LOC108193647, translating to MEKIEHKTVSVNGIDMHVAELGQGPMILFLHGFPELWYTWRHQMVYMAAQGYRAVAPDLRGFGDTTGAAVSDPSKFTMLHLVGDVVALVEAVAGAGEQKVFVVGHDWGAVVAWNFAMFRPDKIKALVNMSVVYTPRNPKVKPVDGLRAVYGDDYYICRIQEQGEIEAEFSKLGTKSVLKHFLTYRNPGPLYLPKGKGFGDDSNDPIVLPSWLSEEDVDFYATKYEQTGFTGGFNYYRALNASWELSAAWTKDQIKVPVKFIVGDLDLTYNAPGTKDYIHKGGLKKVVPLLQEVVVLKDVAHFIHEEKPDEINKHIHGFFKKFSTGSSCSAL from the exons ATGGAAAAGATAGAGCACAAGACAGTGAGCGTGAATGGCATTGATATGCACGTAGCTGAGTTAGGCCAAGGCCCTATGATCTTGTTCCTTCATGGCTTTCCTGAACTCTGGTACACTTGGCGCCACCAGATGGTCTACATGGCGGCTCAGGGATACCGAGCAGTGGCGCCTGATCTACGTGGCTTTGGAGACACTACGGGAGCAGCTGTGAGTGATCCTTCCAAGTTTACGATGCTCCACTTGGTTGGAGATGTGGTGGCATTAGTGGAGGCTGTGGCAGGAGCAGGGGAGCAGAAGGTGTTTGTGGTTGGCCATGATTGGGGTGCTGTTGTGGCATGGAACTTTGCTATGTTTAGGCCTGATAAGATTAAGGCCTTGGTGAATATGAGTGTTGTGTATACGCCAAGGAACCCGAAGGTTAAGCCTGTTGATGGTCTGCGTGCTGTTTATGGAGATGATTACTATATCTGCAGAATTCAG GAACAAGGAGAAATAGAAGCTGAATTTTCCAAACTAGGAACCAAAAGTGTTTTGAAGCATTTTTTGACATACCGTAACCCCGGGCCTCTTTATTTGCCTAAAGGTAAAGGGTTTGGAGATGATAGCAATGATCCAATCGTTTTGCCATCCTGGTTATCGGAAGAAGATGTTGATTTTTATGCCACCAAGTATGAGCAAACTGGCTTTACCGGAGGATTCAACTACTATCGCGCCTTAAATGC AAGCTGGGAACTAAGTGCTGCATGGACTAAAGATCAAATAAAGGTCCCCGTAAAGTTCATCGTGGGTGATCTTGACCTGACTTACAATGCACCAGGGACCAAGGACTACATACACAAGGGAGGTCTGAAGAAAGTTGTACCCTTGTTGCAGGAAGTGGTTGTTTTGAAAGACGTAGCTCATTTCATCCACGAAGAAAAACCCGATGAGATCAACAAACACATCCATGGCTTCTTCAAGAAGTTCTCAACAGGTTCCTCATGTTCTGCATTGTAA